From the genome of Pseudomonadota bacterium:
CTCAATGATCCAGGGCAGGTCGTTGGGGCTCAGGCTGCCTGGGTCTGAGGTAACTGATCGAATTGGGACCATATCTCTAGCTCCTGTCTGTCGGGAGGAATAATAATCGTGTGTTCACGCATGGGCTGAAAATCTTTCGAACGATCCCGATCTGGGACCAGGGCATCGACTCCGCACATCTCGGAGGCGATGGCCCATTCGCCGGGCTTGCCACCTACTGTAGCGGGGCGCATCTTTTTGGCATCCATCACCAGGAGGCAGGTTTCGTCAGGCAAGGTGCCGATCACGGCGTTGGGGCCGTCGATGATCAGGCGGCGGCAGACATCGCGCAGGCCGCGGAGAAACTCGCCCTGGGGGTGTGCTGCCAGTTCTTTGTTATTGAGTGGCGTAATTACATGTTTATAAGTCTGCAGCGGTAGTTTCAGCTGCCTGATCACATAATGCAGGATATGGGCAAAAACCTCGGAATCAGATTGATAGCCGGTATATCCCGGAAAATCCCGGCCTTCAAGCCATTCCTTGATTGGCAGGAAGGCTGTGTTTTCACCGTTTGTCATGGTGGCGATGCCCTGCAGGAAAAAAGGGTGACAGGCGTGCAGGTTGACACCA
Proteins encoded in this window:
- a CDS encoding glutamate synthase; the encoded protein is MCRLALKTATTPFSPYCVLQAMETMQEGYDGSGLGLLLRGVEFKDFSYRSPDPILSGVAHTEEALNRLDQYMLQKKGFTKKYEHEFQVDLSEIAATDRYKYFTRVYQIPRHWNAYSKELIEHELMMTSLHLRKDGADHGEDLSIFSFWPDVVMIKEIDWPLAVGRALSLDDGRIKARVIMAQGRQNTNYGVNLHACHPFFLQGIATMTNGENTAFLPIKEWLEGRDFPGYTGYQSDSEVFAHILHYVIRQLKLPLQTYKHVITPLNNKELAAHPQGEFLRGLRDVCRRLIIDGPNAVIGTLPDETCLLVMDAKKMRPATVGGKPGEWAIASEMCGVDALVPDRDRSKDFQPMREHTIIIPPDRQELEIWSQFDQLPQTQAA